In Bacteroidales bacterium, a single genomic region encodes these proteins:
- a CDS encoding PglZ domain-containing protein, with translation MRTIKILWTDDEIEALKPHIIFLQEKGYDIDTCSNGNDTIDLIKQNRYDLIFLDENMPGLSGIETLRLIREVRTDIPVVMITKSEEEDLMETAIGSEIADYLIKPVKPKQVLLAIKKILDQRRLVTEKTTTDYRLEFSRISEMISTASSYGEWAELYRKIVYWEAELEKSTDSGMDEILKTQENEANNSFSKFMVNNYLPWLKPENRDKPLMSPALFSEKIFPLVQENKPLFFILIDNLRYDQWKTISSELSGMYRIIEEDVYYSILPTATQFSRNSIFAGLMPAQIAETMPGLWINDDEEEGKNTFEETLFANQLKRKGLKYKWSYNKISSSFEGKKVNEKIRTMLENDINILVFNFVDMLSHARTDIDVIRDLANDERAYRSLTRSWFVHSSLFELLKILASHSVRVVFSTDHGTIRVQNPVKIIGDRKTSSNLRYKMGRNLDYDPRKVFEIINPEKAMLPKTNISSRYIFALNKDYLVYQNNYNHYAGYYKDTFQHGGISMQEVLLPVATLEPV, from the coding sequence ATGAGAACTATAAAAATCCTATGGACCGACGATGAGATTGAGGCCCTGAAACCACACATTATATTTCTTCAGGAAAAGGGTTATGATATCGATACCTGCTCCAATGGCAATGATACTATTGACCTGATTAAACAAAATCGTTACGACCTTATATTTCTTGACGAGAACATGCCGGGCCTGAGTGGTATTGAAACACTCAGACTGATCAGGGAAGTCAGGACCGATATACCCGTGGTGATGATTACCAAAAGTGAGGAAGAGGATCTGATGGAGACTGCAATTGGCTCGGAGATTGCCGATTACCTCATTAAACCGGTGAAACCTAAACAGGTACTTCTGGCAATAAAGAAGATCCTTGACCAGCGAAGACTGGTAACCGAAAAGACCACAACAGATTACCGGCTGGAATTCAGTCGTATCTCCGAAATGATATCAACTGCATCGTCATATGGAGAGTGGGCCGAATTATACAGGAAGATAGTCTACTGGGAGGCCGAACTTGAGAAGTCAACTGACTCAGGAATGGATGAGATCCTTAAAACACAGGAGAACGAAGCGAATAACTCTTTCTCAAAGTTCATGGTGAATAATTATCTCCCCTGGCTAAAACCTGAAAATCGCGATAAACCTCTAATGTCGCCGGCCCTCTTTTCTGAAAAAATATTCCCGCTGGTACAGGAAAACAAGCCGCTTTTTTTCATTCTTATAGACAATTTGAGATATGACCAGTGGAAGACAATATCCTCTGAGCTTTCGGGCATGTACAGGATTATCGAGGAAGATGTCTATTACAGCATTTTACCAACTGCGACTCAATTCAGCAGAAATTCTATTTTTGCCGGATTGATGCCGGCTCAGATTGCTGAGACAATGCCTGGTCTCTGGATAAATGATGATGAAGAAGAGGGAAAAAACACTTTTGAGGAAACCCTTTTCGCCAATCAGCTTAAGCGCAAAGGCTTGAAATATAAATGGTCGTACAATAAAATAAGCAGCAGCTTTGAGGGGAAGAAGGTAAATGAAAAGATAAGGACAATGCTCGAAAACGATATCAATATTCTTGTTTTCAATTTTGTCGACATGCTGTCGCATGCAAGAACTGATATAGATGTGATACGCGATCTTGCAAACGATGAACGTGCATACAGAAGTCTTACACGCTCGTGGTTTGTGCATTCCTCCCTATTCGAGCTGCTTAAAATACTTGCTTCGCATTCTGTAAGGGTTGTATTCAGTACCGACCACGGTACAATAAGAGTGCAGAATCCGGTTAAAATAATCGGCGACAGGAAAACATCTTCCAATCTGAGATATAAAATGGGAAGGAATCTGGATTATGATCCCAGAAAAGTATTTGAGATAATTAATCCGGAAAAAGCAATGCTTCCAAAAACAAATATAAGTTCTAGATATATCTTTGCGCTTAACAAGGATTATCTGGTTTATCAGAATAACTATAACCATTATGCAGGCTACTACAAAGACACCTTTCAGCATGGGGGCATATCAATGCAGGAGGTCTTACTGCCGGTTGCAACTCTTGAACCTGTTTAG
- a CDS encoding tetratricopeptide repeat protein: MASGKTSYKYLLITGLSFIMTTCSVEKNTDTTRFYHSMTARYNIYFNGYESFKSGLLKISKGYRDDYAEMLKVFEFSDPATTSMCSSDMETAIQKASKLISLKSITAKPELKDNSPVTDKERELLEKKEYNEWVDDSYLLIGKARFYKHEYAEAISLLNFTITDANDPDLKTEASIWLARIYNETKNYNESSRLLNDLGLRDDHPKVLKSMYYTTLADLYIKQKRYPEAIDPLSKSLKLVSGKRTKYRLTYLLAQLFEQTGDGAKATSLYREVVKMNPPYDVEFNARINIAGVFDVNSGNPQEIRKELGKMLRDTKNKDFHDQIYFALGNLSMKEGNETEALEFFRKSASANSQNQNQKGRSYLALANYFYEKPDYMKAGKYYDSTVFFLDQKHPDYQILKTKSQSLNLLVSQLTIIQREDSLQRVASLPEAERNAIISTIIDKINKDESEGKTSTYTDQYNIGQYYENERRFQGNIEQEGKWYFYNQAALTFGRTEFRRRWGDRKPEDNWRRANKARVTSAQSTANQADETEARPDTTGPVLDYKKPEFYLKDLPLTDSLKKISDEKISFALLNAGKAYSEQISDLVKATETFESLISRFPSSELIPEALYNLYKINREINSARAESYRQKLLEKYPESEFARILSDPAYYEKKLADQKIIEKLYETAYMAYSGEKYNEALALCDDALKKYPKSDLAPKFMLLRSYITARISDERGFKEELNKVIKTWPGTTESKKAEELITYLNNKMPELKVEEDKQIAAELFFADTTATHVYALIIPDPAFNINLATFDVISYNIDNFTNKNYRTEGTLVDNKYIMITVSGFADYAQALSYYNLFKPDTYIRNAKGAKIMSFIISNENLKILNTDKNPQRYQLFFMEKYLK; the protein is encoded by the coding sequence TTGGCTTCAGGGAAAACATCATATAAATATCTGTTGATTACCGGATTGTCATTTATCATGACAACCTGTTCGGTTGAAAAAAACACGGACACTACCCGCTTTTATCATAGCATGACCGCCAGGTATAACATCTATTTTAATGGCTATGAGAGCTTTAAGTCCGGACTATTGAAAATCTCAAAAGGGTACCGTGATGATTATGCCGAGATGCTCAAAGTGTTTGAATTCAGCGATCCGGCAACCACATCAATGTGCTCCTCAGATATGGAGACAGCCATTCAGAAAGCCTCAAAACTTATCTCCCTTAAATCCATTACAGCAAAACCTGAGCTTAAAGATAATAGTCCAGTTACTGATAAAGAGAGGGAATTACTTGAAAAAAAAGAGTATAATGAATGGGTGGACGACAGTTACCTACTCATTGGCAAGGCCAGGTTTTACAAGCATGAGTATGCGGAGGCAATATCATTGTTAAATTTCACAATTACAGATGCAAATGATCCTGATCTTAAAACTGAGGCATCTATCTGGCTGGCGAGAATCTACAATGAGACAAAGAACTATAATGAATCATCCAGACTGCTTAATGATCTAGGGCTGCGTGACGATCATCCGAAAGTGCTTAAATCAATGTACTACACAACACTTGCCGACCTGTATATTAAGCAAAAGAGATATCCGGAGGCTATAGATCCTCTCAGCAAATCCTTAAAACTGGTCTCAGGTAAAAGAACAAAATACAGACTCACCTACCTCCTCGCCCAGCTTTTTGAACAGACTGGCGACGGGGCAAAGGCGACATCATTATACAGGGAAGTTGTAAAGATGAATCCTCCGTATGATGTTGAGTTTAATGCACGAATTAACATTGCAGGAGTATTTGATGTCAATTCCGGTAATCCCCAGGAAATCAGAAAAGAACTAGGGAAGATGCTGAGAGACACAAAGAATAAGGATTTCCACGATCAGATATATTTTGCACTGGGTAATTTATCGATGAAGGAAGGCAATGAGACCGAGGCTCTTGAATTTTTCAGAAAATCAGCATCAGCCAACTCACAGAATCAGAATCAGAAAGGCAGGTCATATCTCGCTCTTGCAAATTATTTCTATGAAAAGCCTGATTATATGAAAGCGGGTAAGTATTACGATAGCACTGTCTTCTTTCTCGACCAAAAACACCCCGATTACCAGATCCTGAAAACGAAATCACAGAGTCTGAATTTGCTTGTTTCCCAGCTGACAATTATACAGAGAGAGGATAGCCTGCAAAGAGTTGCCAGTTTGCCTGAAGCGGAAAGAAATGCCATAATTTCCACAATCATCGATAAAATAAATAAAGACGAAAGCGAAGGAAAAACTTCTACTTATACCGACCAGTACAATATCGGCCAGTATTATGAAAATGAAAGACGTTTTCAGGGCAATATAGAACAGGAAGGCAAGTGGTATTTTTACAATCAGGCAGCTTTGACATTCGGGCGTACTGAATTCAGGAGACGGTGGGGAGATAGAAAACCGGAAGACAACTGGAGAAGAGCAAACAAAGCAAGGGTTACTTCTGCGCAATCGACTGCGAACCAGGCTGATGAAACTGAAGCAAGACCAGATACCACAGGACCGGTTCTCGACTACAAAAAACCGGAGTTCTATCTCAAAGATCTGCCCCTCACTGACTCTCTCAAAAAGATCTCAGATGAGAAGATCTCTTTCGCCCTTCTCAATGCCGGGAAAGCCTATTCAGAACAAATTTCTGACCTGGTTAAGGCAACTGAAACATTTGAATCACTGATCAGCCGCTTCCCTTCGAGTGAACTTATTCCTGAGGCATTGTATAATCTTTATAAAATAAACAGAGAAATAAATAGCGCCAGGGCTGAATCGTACAGACAAAAACTTCTTGAAAAATATCCGGAAAGCGAGTTTGCCAGAATCCTTTCTGACCCAGCTTATTATGAAAAAAAGCTGGCTGATCAGAAAATAATTGAGAAGCTTTACGAAACTGCTTACATGGCTTATTCAGGTGAAAAGTATAATGAAGCACTGGCACTTTGCGACGATGCATTGAAGAAATATCCCAAAAGCGATCTTGCACCAAAATTTATGCTGCTCCGAAGTTATATAACTGCCAGAATTAGTGATGAAAGAGGTTTCAAGGAAGAACTCAATAAGGTTATCAAAACATGGCCGGGCACAACAGAGAGTAAGAAAGCAGAAGAGCTGATAACATACCTGAATAATAAGATGCCTGAACTTAAAGTTGAGGAAGATAAGCAGATTGCTGCAGAGCTGTTTTTTGCCGATACAACAGCCACACATGTTTATGCACTTATAATTCCAGATCCGGCATTCAACATTAATCTGGCCACATTTGATGTTATAAGTTACAATATTGATAATTTCACAAATAAAAATTACCGGACAGAAGGTACGCTGGTGGATAATAAATATATTATGATTACTGTTTCGGGATTTGCAGATTATGCTCAGGCCTTAAGCTACTACAATCTCTTTAAACCTGACACTTATATAAGAAATGCCAAGGGAGCAAAGATTATGTCATTCATTATAAGCAATGAGAATCTGAAAATCCTGAATACAGACAAGAATCCTCAGCGGTATCAGCTTTTCTTCATGGAGAAATACTTGAAATGA
- a CDS encoding NifU family protein — translation MTDLKSVHDRVIKALERVRPYLQSDGGDIDLVDVSDDMTVKVRLTGACHGCPYSMQTLKAGVEQAIMKEVPEIKRVISA, via the coding sequence ATGACAGACTTAAAAAGCGTTCATGACCGCGTTATTAAAGCACTTGAAAGAGTAAGGCCCTACCTTCAGTCTGATGGCGGGGATATTGATCTTGTTGACGTTTCCGACGATATGACAGTTAAGGTGAGACTCACAGGTGCCTGTCACGGTTGTCCCTACAGTATGCAGACTCTTAAAGCAGGAGTTGAACAGGCAATAATGAAGGAGGTTCCGGAAATAAAGAGAGTTATTTCCGCCTGA
- a CDS encoding Mrp/NBP35 family ATP-binding protein yields MSSKEKILEALSKIIHPDKGKDIVSLGMVSEVLTGENGISITLTPEKSNDPFITSIKSTITRTLKDVLGPDTVISEIKVEPKVIVGKKQEKQREILPGVTNIIAVSSGKGGVGKTTVAVNLAIALARKGYEVGLLDADVFGPSVPKMFHEEKYRPEVKRENNSDLIIPLKKYGVKVLSTGFFVDPADAVIWRGPMASNFLKQLITQGEWGTLDYLLVDLPPGTSDIHLTLVQEVPVTGAIVITTPQEVALADAVKGISMFRSEKIDVPVLGLVENMSWFTPAELPANKYFIFGKDGGKKLAEKMDVPLLGQIPLVQSICEGSDNGEPVALKDSVTGNAFMELANELVARVEQRNKDQRPTIKLQITK; encoded by the coding sequence ATGTCTTCAAAAGAAAAAATCTTAGAGGCACTTTCAAAAATCATTCACCCGGATAAAGGAAAAGATATTGTATCCCTGGGTATGGTTTCAGAAGTTCTTACAGGTGAAAACGGAATCTCAATTACTCTCACACCTGAGAAATCAAATGACCCATTCATTACTTCTATAAAAAGTACAATCACACGAACATTAAAAGATGTTCTTGGACCAGATACAGTAATCAGCGAAATAAAGGTAGAACCAAAAGTTATTGTCGGGAAAAAACAGGAAAAGCAGAGGGAAATACTTCCAGGTGTAACAAATATAATTGCAGTATCATCAGGAAAAGGAGGAGTTGGAAAAACAACTGTAGCTGTTAACCTGGCAATTGCGCTTGCGAGAAAAGGATATGAGGTTGGGCTTCTCGATGCTGATGTTTTTGGTCCATCTGTTCCGAAAATGTTCCATGAGGAAAAATACAGACCGGAGGTGAAAAGAGAAAACAACTCGGACCTCATAATCCCTTTAAAAAAGTATGGAGTGAAAGTACTCTCTACAGGTTTTTTTGTTGATCCTGCAGATGCCGTGATCTGGAGAGGACCAATGGCCTCCAATTTCCTGAAACAACTGATAACACAGGGGGAATGGGGAACACTTGACTACCTTCTTGTAGATCTTCCTCCGGGCACAAGTGATATACATCTTACTCTGGTACAGGAAGTTCCTGTAACAGGAGCAATAGTAATAACTACTCCACAGGAAGTGGCTCTCGCAGACGCTGTAAAAGGCATTTCAATGTTCAGAAGTGAAAAAATAGATGTCCCGGTTCTCGGGCTGGTAGAAAACATGTCGTGGTTTACACCTGCTGAACTGCCGGCAAATAAATATTTCATTTTCGGGAAGGACGGAGGCAAAAAACTTGCTGAGAAGATGGATGTACCGCTGCTTGGACAGATTCCGCTCGTTCAGAGTATATGTGAAGGAAGTGATAACGGAGAACCTGTTGCTTTGAAAGATTCAGTTACAGGAAATGCTTTTATGGAATTAGCCAACGAACTTGTTGCAAGAGTTGAGCAAAGGAATAAAGACCAGAGACCAACAATTAAACTTCAGATAACTAAGTAA
- a CDS encoding MGMT family protein encodes MARVKPKTDNDFFSRVYDVTRLIPFGRITSYGAIARFLGSGRSARMVGWALNACHKNPDYIPAHRVVNRNGLLTGKRHFGNSSTMEQLLANEGIIVEDDKIINFREKFWDPMKELG; translated from the coding sequence ATGGCAAGGGTAAAACCAAAAACGGATAACGACTTCTTTTCCAGGGTATACGATGTCACCAGATTAATTCCTTTCGGCAGAATAACATCTTATGGTGCGATAGCCCGTTTTTTGGGATCAGGACGATCGGCAAGGATGGTTGGCTGGGCCCTTAATGCCTGTCACAAAAATCCTGATTACATCCCTGCACACAGAGTAGTTAACAGAAACGGATTACTTACAGGAAAACGTCATTTCGGAAACTCTTCTACAATGGAGCAGCTTCTTGCAAATGAGGGAATTATAGTCGAAGATGACAAAATCATAAACTTCAGGGAAAAGTTCTGGGACCCAATGAAGGAACTAGGTTAA
- the trmB gene encoding tRNA (guanosine(46)-N7)-methyltransferase TrmB, which produces MGKNKLARWNELDSFDNVIQPEIGEVAGKDHPIKGKWNKELFKNSNPVVLELGCGKGEYTVGLATRFPGKNYIGVDIKGARMWRGAKTSNENKLGNVAFLRTRIEFITSFFTTDEVDEIWVTFPDPHPGGKNSNKRLISPWFLNLYRQFLKDKGIVHLKTDNKELYAYTKSVVEYNEQEILFSTNDLYSEELPDDILSIRTHYENIFLKAGLKINYITFRLDKEKTFRDGKGKTKNG; this is translated from the coding sequence GTGGGAAAGAATAAACTGGCCAGGTGGAATGAACTGGATTCTTTTGATAATGTAATACAGCCAGAAATCGGAGAGGTTGCAGGAAAAGATCATCCCATAAAAGGGAAATGGAATAAAGAATTGTTTAAAAACAGTAACCCGGTGGTTCTTGAACTTGGCTGCGGAAAAGGGGAATATACAGTAGGCCTTGCAACAAGATTTCCCGGGAAAAACTATATCGGAGTCGATATAAAAGGTGCCAGGATGTGGAGAGGAGCTAAAACATCAAATGAAAATAAGCTTGGCAATGTAGCATTCCTTCGCACAAGAATTGAATTTATCACTTCCTTCTTCACAACTGATGAAGTTGATGAGATCTGGGTAACATTTCCCGATCCTCATCCGGGCGGAAAAAACTCAAATAAACGACTGATATCCCCATGGTTCCTTAATTTATATCGCCAATTCCTGAAAGACAAAGGGATTGTTCATCTTAAAACCGATAATAAAGAACTTTATGCTTATACAAAAAGTGTAGTTGAATATAATGAACAGGAAATCCTCTTTTCCACAAATGATCTGTATTCCGAGGAGTTGCCTGATGATATTTTGTCAATTAGAACCCATTATGAAAATATCTTTCTGAAGGCGGGACTAAAAATAAACTACATTACCTTCAGGCTCGATAAAGAAAAGACTTTTAGAGATGGCAAGGGTAAAACCAAAAACGGATAA
- a CDS encoding gliding motility lipoprotein GldH, which yields MIRGTNRNLIILLLTSLILICSCNSNIVYTGSESMKDKTWGLQNVPAFNVPVTDTINSNNVFFTIRTGTSYPFRNIYLFVTTTSPDGRSLTDTLQYNLADEKGNWFGKGFGDIHELDLKYKTNVYFPVKGEYVFSIRHGMRVEDLKGVYDIGIRIEKFSK from the coding sequence ATGATAAGAGGGACAAATAGAAATCTGATTATTTTACTTTTAACATCTCTCATACTGATCTGTTCCTGCAACAGCAACATAGTTTATACCGGTTCGGAATCAATGAAAGATAAAACATGGGGCCTTCAGAACGTCCCTGCATTTAATGTTCCGGTGACTGATACAATAAATAGTAATAATGTATTTTTTACAATCCGGACAGGAACCTCCTACCCTTTCAGGAATATCTACCTTTTTGTTACAACAACATCGCCCGACGGGAGGAGCTTAACTGATACACTTCAGTATAATCTGGCTGATGAAAAAGGGAACTGGTTCGGCAAAGGATTTGGAGATATCCACGAGCTGGACCTTAAGTATAAAACGAATGTCTATTTCCCGGTTAAAGGAGAATACGTGTTTAGCATCCGCCATGGTATGCGCGTTGAAGATCTTAAGGGAGTTTATGATATCGGCATCAGAATAGAAAAATTCAGCAAATAA
- a CDS encoding DNA polymerase III subunit delta' has protein sequence MNFSQIPGQKEIISKLIRSVQEERVSHAQLFAGPEGCGSMALALAYARFISCENRTATDSCGTCKSCVKYEKMIHPDLHFVFPVIKGKKATDPVSDNYLEEWREFVKKSTFFTLNEWLDSIEVGNAQGLIFASEASEIIKKLSLKTFESDFKIMIIWLPEKMHPSAANKLLKMIEEPPEKTLFLLVSEEPDKVIPTILSRCQLVKIPAFSETDIEKYLIKRFGISHEKAADISHVSTGNISRAIALCEDEESSLANLDKFRTLMRFAWKRDVLSVINWSEEIATTGREAQKNFVSYSLRILRENLMLTLDQKKNKLVFLAGEEATFSGNFHPFINQKNIYPLYDEFNLVYSHIEANGNAKIIFLDLALKVTKLIR, from the coding sequence ATGAATTTTTCTCAGATACCCGGTCAGAAAGAAATCATATCAAAACTGATCAGGTCAGTTCAGGAAGAAAGAGTAAGCCATGCACAGCTGTTTGCCGGTCCGGAAGGATGCGGCAGCATGGCTCTGGCTCTTGCTTATGCAAGGTTTATCAGCTGTGAAAACCGTACTGCAACCGACTCTTGCGGTACCTGCAAATCCTGCGTTAAATATGAGAAAATGATTCACCCCGACCTGCACTTTGTTTTCCCTGTCATAAAAGGGAAGAAAGCAACAGATCCGGTAAGTGATAATTACCTTGAAGAGTGGAGGGAATTTGTCAAGAAATCAACATTTTTTACTCTCAATGAATGGCTCGACTCAATTGAGGTAGGTAATGCCCAGGGGCTTATTTTTGCATCGGAAGCTTCAGAGATAATAAAAAAACTGAGTCTAAAAACATTCGAATCGGACTTTAAGATAATGATCATATGGCTGCCTGAGAAAATGCATCCATCGGCAGCTAATAAGCTTCTTAAAATGATTGAGGAGCCACCAGAGAAAACTCTTTTTCTTCTTGTTTCAGAAGAACCCGACAAAGTTATACCTACTATACTATCGCGATGTCAGCTTGTTAAAATTCCTGCTTTCAGCGAAACGGATATTGAAAAATATCTTATAAAGAGGTTTGGCATTTCTCATGAAAAAGCCGCCGATATCTCACATGTATCTACAGGCAATATCTCAAGGGCAATTGCACTCTGCGAAGATGAAGAATCATCACTTGCCAACCTTGACAAGTTCAGAACCTTAATGAGATTTGCGTGGAAACGCGATGTACTCTCAGTCATCAACTGGTCGGAAGAGATCGCCACCACAGGAAGAGAAGCCCAAAAGAACTTCGTCTCATATTCGTTAAGAATACTAAGAGAAAATCTGATGCTTACTCTCGATCAGAAAAAAAACAAACTTGTTTTTCTTGCCGGGGAGGAAGCGACTTTTTCAGGGAACTTTCATCCTTTTATTAATCAGAAGAATATATACCCTCTTTATGACGAGTTTAATCTTGTCTACTCACATATTGAGGCAAACGGAAATGCAAAAATAATCTTTCTCGATCTGGCATTAAAAGTTACAAAGCTCATTCGCTGA
- the tpx gene encoding thiol peroxidase, whose amino-acid sequence MAKITLKGNPVNTSGNLPSKGSKAPEFTLVKSDLSNLSLSELKGKKLILNIFPSLDTSVCATSVRKFNQLAAGKANTTVLAISKDLPFAHGRFCSTEGITNVTTLSGFRDTAFGKAYGIDIVDGPLAGVYGRSVVVVDETGKVTYTELVPEITQEPDYDKALAAL is encoded by the coding sequence ATGGCAAAAATCACATTAAAAGGAAATCCTGTTAATACATCAGGAAACCTACCGTCAAAAGGAAGCAAAGCCCCGGAATTTACACTTGTAAAATCTGACCTTTCAAACCTTTCTCTATCAGAGCTTAAGGGCAAGAAACTTATTCTGAACATATTTCCGAGTCTTGATACTTCAGTTTGTGCTACCTCGGTAAGGAAGTTTAACCAGCTAGCTGCAGGAAAAGCCAATACTACTGTTCTTGCAATATCAAAGGACCTGCCTTTTGCACACGGCCGATTCTGTTCAACAGAAGGGATTACAAATGTAACTACTCTCTCAGGGTTCCGCGATACCGCTTTTGGGAAAGCTTACGGAATTGATATTGTTGACGGACCCCTGGCAGGCGTTTATGGCCGCAGCGTTGTTGTGGTTGATGAAACAGGTAAGGTAACCTATACTGAACTGGTTCCCGAAATAACACAGGAACCCGATTATGATAAGGCTCTTGCAGCTTTATAA
- a CDS encoding phosphoglycerate kinase, which yields MKMIQDFNFKGKKAIVRVDFNVPLDKKTFTVTDDTRIRGALLTINKILNDGGCLILMSHLGRPEGRMEKYSLKPVLPVLEKLLGKKVLFADDCLGESAVKMSAALKPGEILLLENVRFYPEEEGKPILPEGVSEDVKKAAKAEMKVKQKEMAKKLASYGEIYVNDAFGTAHRAHASTAVMADHFETDKRMFGFLINSELAAMDKVLKEPQRPFTAIMGGAKVSDKIMLIENLLNRVDNIIIGGGMTYTFVKAMGGKIGKSLCEEDKLDLALSLIAKAKEKGVKLILPVDSLNADKFDNEANTKVSAVDAVEDGWLGLDIAEKTIKEFSSVIENSRTILWNGPMGVFEMEKFSKGTTAVAKAIAAATAKGAYSLIGGGDSVAAINKNGLADKVSYVSTGGGAMLEYMEGKKLPGITAIRGE from the coding sequence ATGAAAATGATTCAGGACTTTAATTTCAAGGGAAAGAAGGCGATAGTCAGGGTAGATTTTAATGTACCCCTCGACAAAAAAACTTTTACAGTTACCGATGATACCCGTATCAGGGGAGCATTACTCACCATCAATAAGATACTTAATGATGGCGGATGCCTGATCCTCATGTCGCATCTTGGACGACCAGAGGGACGAATGGAAAAGTATTCTCTCAAACCGGTACTTCCTGTACTGGAAAAACTTTTGGGTAAAAAAGTGCTTTTTGCCGATGATTGCCTTGGTGAATCTGCCGTAAAAATGTCAGCAGCTTTGAAACCCGGAGAGATCCTTCTCCTTGAGAATGTCCGCTTCTACCCTGAAGAAGAGGGAAAACCAATTCTTCCTGAAGGAGTATCAGAAGATGTTAAGAAAGCTGCAAAAGCTGAGATGAAGGTTAAGCAGAAGGAGATGGCTAAAAAACTTGCAAGCTATGGTGAGATCTATGTTAATGATGCCTTCGGCACAGCACATCGTGCCCATGCATCCACAGCCGTTATGGCCGATCATTTCGAGACTGACAAGAGAATGTTCGGGTTTCTTATAAACAGCGAACTTGCTGCAATGGATAAAGTTCTAAAAGAGCCGCAAAGACCATTTACTGCAATTATGGGCGGTGCAAAAGTTTCAGATAAAATCATGCTTATTGAAAACCTGCTTAACAGGGTTGATAATATAATAATAGGTGGTGGTATGACTTATACTTTTGTTAAAGCTATGGGAGGCAAGATTGGTAAATCACTCTGTGAAGAGGATAAGCTTGATCTGGCTTTGTCGCTAATAGCCAAGGCTAAAGAAAAGGGTGTGAAACTGATTCTTCCTGTTGATAGTTTAAATGCAGATAAATTTGATAATGAAGCAAATACGAAAGTATCTGCTGTTGATGCTGTTGAAGATGGCTGGCTTGGACTTGATATTGCAGAGAAAACAATTAAGGAATTCTCATCAGTAATTGAAAACTCCAGGACCATTCTCTGGAATGGTCCAATGGGAGTATTTGAGATGGAGAAATTCTCAAAAGGAACAACCGCTGTTGCGAAAGCGATTGCAGCTGCAACTGCCAAGGGAGCATACAGCCTTATAGGAGGAGGTGATTCTGTAGCCGCAATTAACAAAAACGGACTAGCCGATAAAGTAAGTTACGTTTCTACAGGCGGAGGTGCAATGCTCGAGTATATGGAAGGAAAAAAACTCCCGGGCATCACTGCAATTCGCGGAGAATAA